Proteins encoded together in one Bombyx mori chromosome 24, ASM3026992v2 window:
- the LOC101736977 gene encoding RNA-binding protein Musashi homolog Rbp6 isoform X5, producing MFALVEIGALGGVEVLDGGLVGGELGHVLSAQAAAHAAATAHHQQQQIAAQQIKNSPSSGRSSPVQPTNGTTPATGTTSPSPSKLFVGGLSWQTSSEKLREYFTMFGTVTDVLIMKDPVTQRSRGFGFITFQDASSVDKVLAVSVHTLDGKRIDPKHATPKSAPRPTKTKKIFVGGVGQDTSAEEVRAYFSQFGVVEDAVMLMDQQTKRHRGFGFVTFHSEEAVERVCDIHFHTIKNKKVECKRAQPKEAVAAAPLALGKRLVVRGGRGLLYGGLPSYRYAPYALPSAPALVPPAPAPPAPLPQFGAAYSLAGVDMSSFQGVDWSAMYHLPMYI from the exons ATGTTTGCTTTGGTCGAGAT CGGTGCTCTGGGCGGCGTGGAAGTCCTAGATGGTGGATTGGTAGGCGGTGAACTTGGTCACGTGTTGAGCGCGCAGGCCGCGGCACACGCAGCAGCTACTGCCCATCATCAGCAACAACAAATAGCTGCACAACAGATTA AAAACTCTCCGTCATCAGGCCGTTCATCACCAGTTCAACCCACAAATGGCACCACACCAGCTACGGGCACCACTTCACCATCGCCAAGCAAGCTCTTCGTGGGGGGCCTCAGCTGGCAGACGAGCTCGGAAAAGCTACGAGAGTACTTCACAATGTTTGGAACTGTCACTGATGTTTTGATAATGAAAGATCCCGTTACTCAG AGGTCGCGCGGGTTCGGCTTCATCACGTTTCAGGACGCCTCATCCGTGGACAAGGTCCTAGCCGTGTCCGTGCACACGCTCGACGGGAAACGGATCGACCCCAAACACGCCACCCCCAAGTCCGCTCCGCGACCTACCAAGACCAAGAAGATATTCGTCGGCGGAGTCGGGCAGGACACCTCCGCCGAGGAGGTCAGGGCGTACTTCTCGCAGTTCGGCGTGGTCGAGGACGCGGTCATGCTGATGGACCAGCAGACGAAGCGGCACCGCGGCTTTGGCTTTGTGACGTTCCACTCGGAGGAGGCGGTGGAGCGCGTGTGCGACATTCACTTCCACACGATCAAGAACAAGAAGGTGGAGTGCAAGCGCGCGCAGCCCAAGGAAGCGGTCGCGGCGGCCCCGCTGGCGCTCGGAAAGCGGCTGGTGGTGCGCGGGGGGCGTGGCCTGCTGTACGGGGGGCTGCCCTCGTACCGGTACGCGCCCTACGCGCTGCCCTCCGCCCCCGCGCTGGTGCCGCCTGCCCCCGCGCCCCCCGCACCCCTGCCGCAGTTCGGCGCCGCCTATTCGCTGGCCGGGGTGGACATGTCCTCGTTCCAGGGCGTGGACTGGAGCGCCATGTACCACCTGCCGATGTACATCTAA
- the LOC101736977 gene encoding RNA-binding protein Musashi homolog Rbp6 isoform X1, whose translation MSYSDQTHLYSTKISASVEMLGLFSSGALGGVEVLDGGLVGGELGHVLSAQAAAHAAATAHHQQQQIAAQQIKNSPSSGRSSPVQPTNGTTPATGTTSPSPSKLFVGGLSWQTSSEKLREYFTMFGTVTDVLIMKDPVTQRSRGFGFITFQDASSVDKVLAVSVHTLDGKRIDPKHATPKSAPRPTKTKKIFVGGVGQDTSAEEVRAYFSQFGVVEDAVMLMDQQTKRHRGFGFVTFHSEEAVERVCDIHFHTIKNKKVECKRAQPKEAVAAAPLALGKRLVVRGGRGLLYGGLPSYRYAPYALPSAPALVPPAPAPPAPLPQFGAAYSLAGVDMSSFQGVDWSAMYHLPMYI comes from the exons ATGAGTTATAGTGATCAAACGCATTTATACAGTACGAAAATCAGTGCGAGTGTTGAAATGTTGGGGTTGTTTTCCAGCGGTGCTCTGGGCGGCGTGGAAGTCCTAGATGGTGGATTGGTAGGCGGTGAACTTGGTCACGTGTTGAGCGCGCAGGCCGCGGCACACGCAGCAGCTACTGCCCATCATCAGCAACAACAAATAGCTGCACAACAGATTA AAAACTCTCCGTCATCAGGCCGTTCATCACCAGTTCAACCCACAAATGGCACCACACCAGCTACGGGCACCACTTCACCATCGCCAAGCAAGCTCTTCGTGGGGGGCCTCAGCTGGCAGACGAGCTCGGAAAAGCTACGAGAGTACTTCACAATGTTTGGAACTGTCACTGATGTTTTGATAATGAAAGATCCCGTTACTCAG AGGTCGCGCGGGTTCGGCTTCATCACGTTTCAGGACGCCTCATCCGTGGACAAGGTCCTAGCCGTGTCCGTGCACACGCTCGACGGGAAACGGATCGACCCCAAACACGCCACCCCCAAGTCCGCTCCGCGACCTACCAAGACCAAGAAGATATTCGTCGGCGGAGTCGGGCAGGACACCTCCGCCGAGGAGGTCAGGGCGTACTTCTCGCAGTTCGGCGTGGTCGAGGACGCGGTCATGCTGATGGACCAGCAGACGAAGCGGCACCGCGGCTTTGGCTTTGTGACGTTCCACTCGGAGGAGGCGGTGGAGCGCGTGTGCGACATTCACTTCCACACGATCAAGAACAAGAAGGTGGAGTGCAAGCGCGCGCAGCCCAAGGAAGCGGTCGCGGCGGCCCCGCTGGCGCTCGGAAAGCGGCTGGTGGTGCGCGGGGGGCGTGGCCTGCTGTACGGGGGGCTGCCCTCGTACCGGTACGCGCCCTACGCGCTGCCCTCCGCCCCCGCGCTGGTGCCGCCTGCCCCCGCGCCCCCCGCACCCCTGCCGCAGTTCGGCGCCGCCTATTCGCTGGCCGGGGTGGACATGTCCTCGTTCCAGGGCGTGGACTGGAGCGCCATGTACCACCTGCCGATGTACATCTAA
- the LOC101736977 gene encoding RNA-binding protein Musashi homolog Rbp6 isoform X3 has product MSYSDQTHLYSTKISASVEMLGLFSSGALGGVEVLDGGLVGGELGHVLSAQAAAHAAATAHHQQQQIAAQQISRSSPVQPTNGTTPATGTTSPSPSKLFVGGLSWQTSSEKLREYFTMFGTVTDVLIMKDPVTQRSRGFGFITFQDASSVDKVLAVSVHTLDGKRIDPKHATPKSAPRPTKTKKIFVGGVGQDTSAEEVRAYFSQFGVVEDAVMLMDQQTKRHRGFGFVTFHSEEAVERVCDIHFHTIKNKKVECKRAQPKEAVAAAPLALGKRLVVRGGRGLLYGGLPSYRYAPYALPSAPALVPPAPAPPAPLPQFGAAYSLAGVDMSSFQGVDWSAMYHLPMYI; this is encoded by the exons ATGAGTTATAGTGATCAAACGCATTTATACAGTACGAAAATCAGTGCGAGTGTTGAAATGTTGGGGTTGTTTTCCAGCGGTGCTCTGGGCGGCGTGGAAGTCCTAGATGGTGGATTGGTAGGCGGTGAACTTGGTCACGTGTTGAGCGCGCAGGCCGCGGCACACGCAGCAGCTACTGCCCATCATCAGCAACAACAAATAGCTGCACAACAGATTA GCCGTTCATCACCAGTTCAACCCACAAATGGCACCACACCAGCTACGGGCACCACTTCACCATCGCCAAGCAAGCTCTTCGTGGGGGGCCTCAGCTGGCAGACGAGCTCGGAAAAGCTACGAGAGTACTTCACAATGTTTGGAACTGTCACTGATGTTTTGATAATGAAAGATCCCGTTACTCAG AGGTCGCGCGGGTTCGGCTTCATCACGTTTCAGGACGCCTCATCCGTGGACAAGGTCCTAGCCGTGTCCGTGCACACGCTCGACGGGAAACGGATCGACCCCAAACACGCCACCCCCAAGTCCGCTCCGCGACCTACCAAGACCAAGAAGATATTCGTCGGCGGAGTCGGGCAGGACACCTCCGCCGAGGAGGTCAGGGCGTACTTCTCGCAGTTCGGCGTGGTCGAGGACGCGGTCATGCTGATGGACCAGCAGACGAAGCGGCACCGCGGCTTTGGCTTTGTGACGTTCCACTCGGAGGAGGCGGTGGAGCGCGTGTGCGACATTCACTTCCACACGATCAAGAACAAGAAGGTGGAGTGCAAGCGCGCGCAGCCCAAGGAAGCGGTCGCGGCGGCCCCGCTGGCGCTCGGAAAGCGGCTGGTGGTGCGCGGGGGGCGTGGCCTGCTGTACGGGGGGCTGCCCTCGTACCGGTACGCGCCCTACGCGCTGCCCTCCGCCCCCGCGCTGGTGCCGCCTGCCCCCGCGCCCCCCGCACCCCTGCCGCAGTTCGGCGCCGCCTATTCGCTGGCCGGGGTGGACATGTCCTCGTTCCAGGGCGTGGACTGGAGCGCCATGTACCACCTGCCGATGTACATCTAA
- the LOC101736977 gene encoding RNA-binding protein Musashi homolog Rbp6 isoform X4 — protein MLFESPNAKLFPAFNIPPPVRLSGALGGVEVLDGGLVGGELGHVLSAQAAAHAAATAHHQQQQIAAQQISRSSPVQPTNGTTPATGTTSPSPSKLFVGGLSWQTSSEKLREYFTMFGTVTDVLIMKDPVTQRSRGFGFITFQDASSVDKVLAVSVHTLDGKRIDPKHATPKSAPRPTKTKKIFVGGVGQDTSAEEVRAYFSQFGVVEDAVMLMDQQTKRHRGFGFVTFHSEEAVERVCDIHFHTIKNKKVECKRAQPKEAVAAAPLALGKRLVVRGGRGLLYGGLPSYRYAPYALPSAPALVPPAPAPPAPLPQFGAAYSLAGVDMSSFQGVDWSAMYHLPMYI, from the exons CGGTGCTCTGGGCGGCGTGGAAGTCCTAGATGGTGGATTGGTAGGCGGTGAACTTGGTCACGTGTTGAGCGCGCAGGCCGCGGCACACGCAGCAGCTACTGCCCATCATCAGCAACAACAAATAGCTGCACAACAGATTA GCCGTTCATCACCAGTTCAACCCACAAATGGCACCACACCAGCTACGGGCACCACTTCACCATCGCCAAGCAAGCTCTTCGTGGGGGGCCTCAGCTGGCAGACGAGCTCGGAAAAGCTACGAGAGTACTTCACAATGTTTGGAACTGTCACTGATGTTTTGATAATGAAAGATCCCGTTACTCAG AGGTCGCGCGGGTTCGGCTTCATCACGTTTCAGGACGCCTCATCCGTGGACAAGGTCCTAGCCGTGTCCGTGCACACGCTCGACGGGAAACGGATCGACCCCAAACACGCCACCCCCAAGTCCGCTCCGCGACCTACCAAGACCAAGAAGATATTCGTCGGCGGAGTCGGGCAGGACACCTCCGCCGAGGAGGTCAGGGCGTACTTCTCGCAGTTCGGCGTGGTCGAGGACGCGGTCATGCTGATGGACCAGCAGACGAAGCGGCACCGCGGCTTTGGCTTTGTGACGTTCCACTCGGAGGAGGCGGTGGAGCGCGTGTGCGACATTCACTTCCACACGATCAAGAACAAGAAGGTGGAGTGCAAGCGCGCGCAGCCCAAGGAAGCGGTCGCGGCGGCCCCGCTGGCGCTCGGAAAGCGGCTGGTGGTGCGCGGGGGGCGTGGCCTGCTGTACGGGGGGCTGCCCTCGTACCGGTACGCGCCCTACGCGCTGCCCTCCGCCCCCGCGCTGGTGCCGCCTGCCCCCGCGCCCCCCGCACCCCTGCCGCAGTTCGGCGCCGCCTATTCGCTGGCCGGGGTGGACATGTCCTCGTTCCAGGGCGTGGACTGGAGCGCCATGTACCACCTGCCGATGTACATCTAA
- the LOC101736977 gene encoding RNA-binding protein Musashi homolog Rbp6 isoform X2 has protein sequence MLFESPNAKLFPAFNIPPPVRLSGALGGVEVLDGGLVGGELGHVLSAQAAAHAAATAHHQQQQIAAQQIKNSPSSGRSSPVQPTNGTTPATGTTSPSPSKLFVGGLSWQTSSEKLREYFTMFGTVTDVLIMKDPVTQRSRGFGFITFQDASSVDKVLAVSVHTLDGKRIDPKHATPKSAPRPTKTKKIFVGGVGQDTSAEEVRAYFSQFGVVEDAVMLMDQQTKRHRGFGFVTFHSEEAVERVCDIHFHTIKNKKVECKRAQPKEAVAAAPLALGKRLVVRGGRGLLYGGLPSYRYAPYALPSAPALVPPAPAPPAPLPQFGAAYSLAGVDMSSFQGVDWSAMYHLPMYI, from the exons CGGTGCTCTGGGCGGCGTGGAAGTCCTAGATGGTGGATTGGTAGGCGGTGAACTTGGTCACGTGTTGAGCGCGCAGGCCGCGGCACACGCAGCAGCTACTGCCCATCATCAGCAACAACAAATAGCTGCACAACAGATTA AAAACTCTCCGTCATCAGGCCGTTCATCACCAGTTCAACCCACAAATGGCACCACACCAGCTACGGGCACCACTTCACCATCGCCAAGCAAGCTCTTCGTGGGGGGCCTCAGCTGGCAGACGAGCTCGGAAAAGCTACGAGAGTACTTCACAATGTTTGGAACTGTCACTGATGTTTTGATAATGAAAGATCCCGTTACTCAG AGGTCGCGCGGGTTCGGCTTCATCACGTTTCAGGACGCCTCATCCGTGGACAAGGTCCTAGCCGTGTCCGTGCACACGCTCGACGGGAAACGGATCGACCCCAAACACGCCACCCCCAAGTCCGCTCCGCGACCTACCAAGACCAAGAAGATATTCGTCGGCGGAGTCGGGCAGGACACCTCCGCCGAGGAGGTCAGGGCGTACTTCTCGCAGTTCGGCGTGGTCGAGGACGCGGTCATGCTGATGGACCAGCAGACGAAGCGGCACCGCGGCTTTGGCTTTGTGACGTTCCACTCGGAGGAGGCGGTGGAGCGCGTGTGCGACATTCACTTCCACACGATCAAGAACAAGAAGGTGGAGTGCAAGCGCGCGCAGCCCAAGGAAGCGGTCGCGGCGGCCCCGCTGGCGCTCGGAAAGCGGCTGGTGGTGCGCGGGGGGCGTGGCCTGCTGTACGGGGGGCTGCCCTCGTACCGGTACGCGCCCTACGCGCTGCCCTCCGCCCCCGCGCTGGTGCCGCCTGCCCCCGCGCCCCCCGCACCCCTGCCGCAGTTCGGCGCCGCCTATTCGCTGGCCGGGGTGGACATGTCCTCGTTCCAGGGCGTGGACTGGAGCGCCATGTACCACCTGCCGATGTACATCTAA